Proteins from a single region of Paenibacillus sp. BIHB 4019:
- a CDS encoding glycoside hydrolase family 43 protein produces the protein MSKKQLGDIHFRDPYILVDQTRQKYYLYGSTGQNVWSGKALGFDVYESGDLVGWEGPIACFRPEPDFWSDHHYWAPEVYEWEGRYYMFASFKADGIPRVTGVLAADQPQGPFEPWSRALTPPEWECLDGTLFIDNGGDPWMVFCKEWVQVQDGEMYAVRITRDFKQAIGDPVLLFKASDAVWSVGGGDNQQNYVTDGPFLHRMANGELVMMWSTSGQEGYTMGIARSASGQITGPWIQDAEPLFAKDGGHGMLFRTFEGQLCLTIHAPNKHPQERPVIFRLEEADGQFILLDQME, from the coding sequence TTGAGCAAAAAACAGCTGGGAGATATTCATTTTCGCGATCCGTATATACTAGTCGACCAAACACGCCAAAAATATTATTTGTACGGCTCCACCGGGCAAAATGTATGGAGCGGCAAAGCGCTAGGCTTTGACGTTTATGAGAGCGGCGACCTCGTTGGGTGGGAGGGGCCCATTGCGTGCTTCCGGCCTGAGCCGGACTTCTGGTCGGACCATCATTATTGGGCACCGGAGGTATACGAGTGGGAAGGCCGCTATTATATGTTCGCCAGCTTCAAAGCAGACGGCATTCCGCGGGTGACGGGCGTTCTGGCGGCAGACCAGCCGCAAGGGCCGTTCGAGCCATGGAGCCGGGCGCTGACCCCGCCGGAGTGGGAATGCCTGGATGGCACGCTGTTCATCGACAATGGTGGCGATCCATGGATGGTGTTCTGCAAGGAGTGGGTGCAGGTACAGGACGGCGAAATGTATGCGGTGCGGATTACTCGTGATTTCAAGCAAGCTATTGGCGATCCGGTCTTATTGTTCAAAGCTTCGGATGCTGTTTGGTCGGTCGGCGGCGGCGACAATCAGCAAAACTACGTCACGGACGGCCCTTTCCTGCACCGGATGGCAAATGGCGAGCTGGTCATGATGTGGTCGACGTCTGGTCAGGAAGGCTATACGATGGGCATTGCCCGCTCGGCTTCCGGGCAAATTACTGGACCATGGATTCAGGACGCCGAGCCATTGTTCGCGAAGGATGGGGGACATGGCATGCTGTTTAGAACGTTTGAAGGCCAGCTATGCCTGACCATTCATGCGCCTAACAAGCATCCGCAGGAGCGTCCCGTCATTTTCCGCTTGGAAGAAGCGGATGGCCAATTTATTTTGCTTGATCAAATGGAATAA